The proteins below are encoded in one region of Bacteroidia bacterium:
- a CDS encoding glycosyltransferase family 4 protein, with protein sequence MAKKKILYFCSGRSSFVENDLEIITKEYNVGVFVFRPKTKFYTPLSYLKQFFFILKNIFSADAFCCFFGGHHSLLPAVMGFIFRKPCFIFTGGTDCVSFPSIAYGNFSKKVLGKITEISYRFTTHIVPVHKSLVECDYTYQDNDFPKQGFLYFCKDLKTPYTSIDLGFDPNKWENESVKNPNSFITVAAGLGNNYRMALKGIDLILEAAEKFPNAHFSIVGFADVNSLSNKPKNVKTYGLLDSEQLKKLYGEHEFYLQVSMSEGFPNAICEAMLCSCIPIASTVGAMPDIVGDAGFLLDKRDAEKFEKLIVTAMQCDKKIFSKKAKERIESHYPKEVRVKKVLDLFSKIIS encoded by the coding sequence ATGGCGAAAAAAAAGATTTTGTACTTCTGTTCAGGTCGTTCTTCATTTGTGGAAAATGATTTGGAAATTATTACCAAAGAGTACAATGTCGGCGTTTTTGTATTTCGCCCGAAAACCAAATTTTATACGCCTCTCAGTTATTTAAAACAATTTTTTTTCATTCTGAAAAATATTTTTTCAGCGGATGCTTTTTGTTGCTTTTTCGGCGGACATCATTCGCTTTTACCTGCTGTGATGGGATTTATTTTTCGAAAGCCCTGTTTCATTTTTACAGGCGGAACGGATTGTGTTTCTTTTCCATCCATCGCTTACGGAAATTTTAGTAAAAAAGTATTGGGAAAGATAACGGAGATTTCATATCGTTTTACTACGCACATCGTTCCTGTGCACAAAAGTTTGGTGGAATGTGATTATACATATCAAGACAATGATTTTCCGAAACAAGGTTTTTTGTATTTCTGTAAAGACCTGAAAACGCCTTATACTTCAATAGATTTAGGTTTTGATCCGAATAAATGGGAAAACGAAAGTGTAAAAAATCCGAATTCTTTTATCACGGTGGCAGCCGGTTTGGGAAATAATTATCGAATGGCTTTGAAAGGCATTGATTTGATTTTAGAAGCTGCCGAAAAATTTCCGAATGCGCATTTTTCAATTGTAGGTTTTGCAGATGTTAATAGTCTTTCGAATAAACCTAAAAATGTAAAAACATACGGATTGTTAGATTCGGAACAATTAAAAAAATTATACGGTGAACACGAATTTTATTTACAAGTTTCCATGTCGGAAGGATTTCCGAATGCGATTTGTGAAGCCATGCTTTGCAGCTGTATTCCAATTGCTTCAACGGTTGGAGCAATGCCCGATATTGTTGGAGATGCCGGATTTTTATTGGATAAACGAGACGCTGAAAAATTTGAAAAATTAATTGTGACGGCGATGCAATGCGATAAAAAAATATTTTCGAAAAAAGCGAAAGAGCGAATTGAATCACATTATCCGAAAGAAGTAAGAGTGAAAAAAGTATTGGATTTATTTTCAAAAATAATTTCTTGA
- a CDS encoding DUF4197 domain-containing protein: protein MILKKIHFSLIALGFTSLTACAQFNLGKTISNAEKSVTGTKSGSQPLSNDEVINGLKDALKVGTDTSTSAASKVDGFYKNAEIKIPFPPEAQKVENTANDLGMKDQVDKFVMTLNRAAEEATKNAAPVFLDAIKQMTVTDGFAILKGDSNAATKYLQDKTTAQLHDQFKPIVEAAINKVEVTKYWAPIINAYNNVPFVQKQNPDLNEYVTQQAMKGLFKLIADQELLIRKNPAARVDAILQRVFGSL from the coding sequence ATGATTTTGAAAAAAATTCACTTTAGCCTTATCGCACTTGGCTTTACATCGCTTACTGCCTGTGCCCAATTTAACCTCGGAAAAACAATTAGCAACGCTGAAAAATCCGTTACCGGAACTAAAAGCGGCAGTCAACCCTTGAGCAACGACGAAGTGATAAATGGCTTGAAAGATGCACTGAAAGTGGGTACCGATACTTCCACTTCGGCTGCTTCAAAAGTGGACGGCTTTTATAAAAATGCAGAAATAAAAATTCCTTTTCCGCCAGAAGCGCAAAAAGTAGAAAATACCGCGAACGATTTGGGCATGAAAGATCAGGTAGATAAATTTGTGATGACATTGAACAGAGCGGCGGAAGAAGCGACAAAAAATGCAGCACCTGTTTTTTTGGATGCAATAAAACAAATGACTGTTACGGACGGATTCGCGATTTTAAAAGGGGACAGCAATGCCGCAACGAAGTATTTGCAAGATAAAACAACCGCGCAGTTGCATGATCAATTTAAGCCCATTGTGGAAGCTGCCATCAATAAAGTAGAAGTTACAAAATACTGGGCGCCCATTATTAACGCCTATAACAACGTGCCTTTTGTGCAAAAGCAAAATCCAGATTTGAATGAATATGTTACACAACAAGCTATGAAAGGTTTATTTAAATTAATCGCTGATCAAGAATTATTAATTCGCAAAAACCCTGCTGCCCGTGTAGATGCGATTCTTCAGAGAGTATTTGGAAGTTTGTAA
- the ispE gene encoding 4-(cytidine 5'-diphospho)-2-C-methyl-D-erythritol kinase: protein MIVFPNAKINIGLNIVEKRSDGFHNIESVFYPIGLCDVLEVVENTTEEGHSKIIFSTSGISIPGSMENNLCIKAFQLLDEKYNLPSVKVHLHKIIPIGAGLGGGSSDAVFLMNALNELFELKNSTSDLQKYATQLGSDCSFFVKNKPVFVQEKGDVHEDSFLDMSNYFLVLICPKIHINTSLAYSETIPKKSFTVLKSEIRKPILEWKNNIHNDFEISVFKKHPEIKIIKEKLYELGASFASMSGSGSSVYGIFEQKIVLQKNIFSNCFCWEEKLFRS, encoded by the coding sequence ATGATTGTTTTTCCTAACGCAAAAATTAATATTGGATTGAATATTGTTGAAAAGCGCAGCGATGGTTTTCACAACATCGAAAGTGTTTTTTATCCGATTGGTTTGTGTGATGTGTTGGAAGTGGTTGAAAATACTACAGAAGAGGGTCATTCAAAAATTATTTTTTCGACCAGCGGAATTTCGATTCCCGGAAGTATGGAAAATAATCTTTGCATAAAAGCATTCCAATTGTTGGACGAAAAATATAATTTGCCTTCAGTAAAAGTGCATTTACATAAAATCATTCCAATTGGTGCAGGTTTGGGCGGAGGCTCAAGCGATGCTGTTTTTTTAATGAATGCATTAAATGAATTATTTGAGCTGAAAAATTCGACTTCAGATTTGCAAAAATACGCCACTCAATTAGGAAGCGATTGTTCTTTTTTCGTGAAAAACAAACCTGTTTTTGTACAAGAAAAAGGCGATGTACATGAAGATAGTTTTCTTGATATGAGTAATTATTTTCTCGTGCTTATTTGTCCGAAAATCCACATCAATACCAGTCTTGCGTATTCTGAAACGATTCCCAAAAAATCGTTCACTGTTTTAAAAAGTGAAATTCGAAAACCCATTTTAGAATGGAAAAATAATATTCACAATGATTTTGAAATCTCTGTTTTTAAAAAACATCCAGAAATAAAAATCATCAAAGAAAAATTATATGAATTAGGCGCATCGTTCGCATCTATGAGCGGAAGCGGTTCGTCTGTTTACGGAATTTTTGAACAGAAAATAGTACTTCAAAAAAATATTTTTTCAAACTGTTTTTGCTGGGAAGAAAAATTATTTCGGAGCTAA
- the tgt gene encoding tRNA guanosine(34) transglycosylase Tgt, whose amino-acid sequence MQFKIAHFDKNSKARAGEITTDHGIIQTPIFMPVGTAGTVKAVHQHELEKDIKAEIILGNTYHLYLRPGIETLEKAGGLHKFMNWNKPILTDSGGYQVYSLSGTRKIKDEGVYFTSHIDGSKHLFSPESVMDIQRTIGADIIMAFDECTPYPCEYAYAKKSLDITHKWLKKCITHFDKCEGKYGYNQTLFPIVQGSVYKDLREKSAEFIAAQNCEGNAIGGLSVGEPAEEMYAMTEIVCKILPVEKPRYLMGVGTPINLLENIALGIDMFDCVMPTRNARNGMLFTQNGFINIRNEKWKNDFSPLDSEGTSYVDSFYSKAYLRHLTHSGERLAAQIASIHNLAFYIWLVKEARKNILENTFYEWKNKMVKQLSQRL is encoded by the coding sequence ATGCAATTTAAAATAGCGCATTTCGATAAAAATAGCAAGGCAAGAGCAGGAGAAATTACGACCGACCACGGCATTATTCAAACGCCTATTTTTATGCCTGTAGGCACTGCAGGAACAGTAAAGGCGGTTCATCAACACGAATTAGAAAAAGATATCAAAGCCGAAATTATTTTAGGAAATACCTATCATTTATATTTACGTCCTGGCATTGAAACGCTAGAAAAAGCAGGCGGTTTGCATAAATTTATGAATTGGAACAAACCTATCCTTACGGATAGCGGCGGTTATCAAGTGTATTCCCTTTCTGGAACGCGCAAAATTAAAGACGAAGGCGTTTATTTTACGTCGCACATTGATGGCTCTAAACATTTATTTTCTCCCGAGAGTGTCATGGATATTCAGCGGACAATTGGCGCAGACATTATTATGGCGTTTGATGAATGCACTCCTTATCCATGTGAATACGCTTACGCGAAGAAATCACTTGATATCACGCATAAATGGTTGAAAAAATGTATTACTCATTTTGATAAATGTGAAGGAAAATACGGATACAATCAAACACTTTTTCCAATTGTACAAGGAAGCGTTTACAAAGATTTACGCGAAAAATCGGCAGAATTTATTGCAGCACAAAATTGCGAAGGCAATGCCATTGGTGGACTTTCCGTTGGTGAACCCGCGGAAGAAATGTATGCAATGACCGAAATTGTGTGTAAAATTTTGCCCGTAGAAAAACCGCGTTACTTGATGGGCGTGGGAACTCCTATTAATTTATTAGAAAATATCGCACTCGGAATTGACATGTTTGATTGCGTAATGCCTACGCGAAATGCCCGTAACGGAATGCTTTTCACCCAAAATGGATTTATTAATATCCGAAATGAAAAATGGAAAAATGATTTTTCTCCGCTCGATTCAGAAGGCACTTCGTACGTAGATAGTTTTTATTCGAAAGCGTACCTTCGGCATTTGACGCACTCCGGAGAACGTTTAGCTGCACAAATTGCCAGCATTCACAATTTGGCTTTTTATATTTGGTTAGTAAAAGAAGCGCGAAAAAATATTTTGGAAAATACTTTTTACGAGTGGAAAAATAAAATGGTTAAACAATTGTCGCAACGATTGTAA
- a CDS encoding glycosyltransferase → MLLQTWYYAAIFGRLAFYKKKTIVPNFPSTSIVICAKNEDHNIVDFLPLVLEQEYPEFEVVVVNDCSFDNTADVLEELSKKYARLKIVTIKENENFQHGKKVALMVGIKGATYEHLLLTDADCKPASKFWLKNNMERFSNETEIVLGYGAYEKRKGFLNKLIRFDAFYIGLQYLSYSLAGKPYMGVGRNLAYTKNLFFKHKGFASHYHIESGDDDLFINEAATKKNTRIEIEKDSITISVAKKTFLGWWRQKRRHITTSKHYKFSTLFRMSVFTLSQYFFWILFVVLLVLHYPWKIILGLFLFRLLLQLLIFKKSMDKLDEKKLILYSPLFELFFMFFYPALMLTNFFAKPNKWKN, encoded by the coding sequence TTGCTGCTGCAGACTTGGTATTATGCCGCTATTTTCGGGCGATTGGCGTTTTATAAAAAGAAAACAATAGTTCCTAATTTTCCGTCTACATCCATTGTGATTTGTGCTAAAAACGAAGATCACAACATTGTGGATTTTTTGCCATTGGTGTTGGAGCAAGAGTATCCAGAATTTGAAGTGGTGGTGGTGAACGATTGTTCTTTTGATAATACGGCGGATGTGTTGGAAGAATTATCCAAAAAATATGCAAGACTGAAAATTGTTACGATCAAAGAAAATGAGAATTTTCAACATGGAAAAAAAGTAGCGCTCATGGTTGGTATCAAGGGCGCGACTTACGAACATTTATTGCTCACGGATGCCGATTGTAAACCCGCCAGTAAATTTTGGTTAAAAAATAATATGGAACGTTTTTCCAACGAAACGGAAATTGTATTGGGTTATGGTGCGTATGAAAAAAGGAAAGGGTTTTTAAATAAACTCATTCGTTTTGATGCCTTTTATATTGGCTTGCAATATTTATCGTATTCCCTTGCGGGCAAACCGTATATGGGCGTTGGACGAAATTTAGCGTACACCAAAAATTTATTTTTCAAACACAAAGGTTTTGCTTCGCATTATCATATCGAATCTGGCGACGACGATTTATTTATCAATGAAGCTGCCACGAAAAAAAATACGCGCATTGAAATTGAAAAAGACAGTATTACTATTTCCGTTGCGAAAAAAACTTTTTTGGGTTGGTGGCGACAAAAACGCCGACACATCACAACCAGCAAGCATTATAAATTTTCGACTCTTTTTCGAATGTCTGTTTTTACGTTGAGCCAGTATTTTTTCTGGATATTATTTGTGGTTTTATTAGTGTTGCATTATCCGTGGAAAATTATTTTGGGATTATTTCTATTTCGTTTGCTTTTACAACTTTTAATTTTCAAAAAGTCAATGGATAAGTTAGATGAAAAAAAATTAATATTATATTCGCCTTTATTCGAGTTGTTTTTCATGTTCTTTTATCCGGCATTAATGCTCACAAATTTTTTTGCAAAACCAAATAAATGGAAGAATTAA
- a CDS encoding sigma-70 family RNA polymerase sigma factor: protein MEELNPNLSTKAVYDYGLVRKALDSGDQHAFAELMHRYHDSVHFMLNKMVNNKEDADDLTIETFSKAFKNLHLYTPTFAFSTWLFKIASNHCIDHIRRKKHNTTFSIDRKFEGEEGEMLGIDIRSETMDPEEHALKKEKIKLMHELVDKLKPRYRTLIELRYFEELKYEEIVERTGLSLGTVKAQLFRAKELLYNILKKSGEKF, encoded by the coding sequence ATGGAAGAATTAAATCCGAATTTATCAACCAAAGCGGTGTACGATTACGGCTTGGTACGCAAAGCACTCGATAGCGGCGACCAACATGCTTTCGCAGAATTGATGCATCGTTACCACGATTCGGTTCATTTTATGCTGAATAAAATGGTGAATAATAAAGAAGATGCGGACGATTTAACCATCGAAACATTTTCCAAAGCCTTTAAAAACTTACATCTTTATACACCTACCTTTGCCTTTAGTACCTGGCTTTTTAAGATTGCTTCCAATCATTGTATTGATCACATTCGAAGAAAAAAACACAACACTACTTTTTCCATCGACCGAAAATTTGAAGGCGAAGAAGGTGAAATGTTAGGTATTGATATTCGTTCGGAAACAATGGATCCGGAAGAACACGCGCTGAAAAAAGAAAAAATAAAATTGATGCACGAGTTGGTAGATAAATTAAAACCACGTTATCGCACGCTCATCGAATTGCGTTATTTCGAAGAATTGAAATACGAAGAAATTGTGGAGCGTACCGGTTTATCGCTTGGAACGGTGAAAGCGCAACTTTTCAGAGCCAAAGAATTGTTGTACAATATTCTGAAAAAATCAGGCGAAAAATTTTGA
- a CDS encoding LptF/LptG family permease, with amino-acid sequence MKLKKIDVYILRKFLGTFVYCISLISVIIVIFDISEKIEDFIGKHAPLKAIVFDYYFNFIPFIVNLFSPLFTFIAVIFFTSQMASRTEIVAILGSGVSFKRLLFPYMLAASVIASFSLVLNHFVIPKANRIRIHFEDVYIKNRYHNDNFNIHRQISPGTFMYVERYDNDENRGYKFSLEQISDQQLHYKLLSDFIQWDSIHKKWQIHNYYIRKINSAGEKVTAGIELDTTLNFVPKDFGRQLNKIETMSYHELNSAIKQEKMLGTNNVALYEIEKYKRTAFPFATFILTIIGVSLASRKVRGGIGLHIGLGLLISFSFILFMQVSTTFAASDLISPFIAVWIPNILFGILALLLLRLAPK; translated from the coding sequence GTGAAATTAAAAAAAATAGACGTTTATATTCTTCGCAAATTTTTAGGAACGTTTGTGTATTGCATTTCCTTAATTAGCGTCATCATTGTTATTTTTGACATTTCCGAAAAAATTGAAGATTTCATTGGGAAGCACGCACCACTAAAGGCAATTGTATTCGACTATTATTTTAATTTTATTCCTTTTATCGTCAATCTTTTTAGTCCGCTGTTTACGTTTATTGCCGTTATTTTTTTTACTTCGCAAATGGCTTCTCGTACTGAAATTGTTGCAATTTTAGGCAGTGGTGTCAGCTTCAAACGGTTATTATTTCCCTACATGTTAGCGGCTTCTGTGATTGCTTCTTTTTCTTTAGTACTCAACCATTTTGTGATTCCAAAAGCGAACAGAATACGTATTCATTTCGAAGATGTGTATATAAAAAATCGCTATCATAATGATAATTTTAACATTCATCGACAAATTAGTCCAGGAACATTTATGTACGTGGAACGCTACGATAACGATGAAAACAGAGGATATAAATTTTCACTCGAACAAATCAGTGACCAGCAATTGCATTACAAATTATTATCGGATTTTATTCAATGGGACAGCATTCATAAAAAATGGCAAATTCACAATTATTATATTCGTAAAATAAATAGTGCAGGTGAAAAAGTAACAGCTGGCATTGAGTTAGACACTACTTTAAATTTTGTGCCGAAAGATTTTGGACGACAACTCAACAAAATTGAGACCATGAGTTATCACGAGCTGAATAGCGCCATCAAGCAGGAAAAAATGTTGGGAACAAATAACGTAGCGCTTTACGAAATTGAAAAATACAAACGTACTGCTTTCCCTTTTGCCACATTTATCCTAACAATAATAGGCGTTTCCTTAGCAAGTCGTAAAGTGCGCGGCGGCATCGGTTTACACATTGGCTTGGGTTTATTAATCAGTTTTAGCTTTATTTTATTTATGCAAGTAAGCACTACATTTGCAGCCAGCGATTTGATTTCGCCTTTCATCGCCGTGTGGATTCCCAATATTTTATTCGGAATCTTAGCATTGTTATTATTGCGATTAGCTCCGAAATAA
- a CDS encoding RluA family pseudouridine synthase: MNEEIEIPDEDQEMYEHHRFVAAKGQEPLRVDKFLMNRIENATRTKIQQAAEAGSILVNDKKVKSNYKVKINDVVTVVFATPPRDIELIPENIPIDIVYEDDDIIIVNKAANMVVHPGYGNYKGTLVNALAYHLQNLPINTQNEKYKEEAALRPGLVHRLDKNTTGIMVVAKTEHAMVKLAKDFFDRNMDRKYIALVWGDFKEDEGTIEGNVGRNVKNRKMMDVFPDGDLGKHAVTHYKVLERFGYVTLIECKLETGRTHQIRVHLQHIGHSLFNDDTYGGDRILKGTTFAKYKQFVENCFKLLPRHALHAKSLGFTHPASGEKMFFDSELSEDMQAVIKKWRVYSVSKSLDEDEIIEKS, encoded by the coding sequence ATGAATGAAGAAATAGAAATTCCGGATGAAGATCAGGAAATGTACGAACACCATCGTTTCGTTGCTGCCAAAGGTCAAGAGCCTTTGCGCGTGGATAAATTTTTGATGAACCGGATTGAAAATGCTACGCGCACCAAAATACAGCAGGCTGCTGAAGCAGGAAGTATTTTAGTAAATGATAAAAAAGTAAAATCGAATTACAAAGTAAAGATTAATGATGTTGTAACGGTTGTATTTGCGACGCCTCCGCGCGATATTGAATTAATTCCGGAAAATATTCCGATTGATATCGTTTACGAAGACGATGATATAATTATCGTGAACAAAGCGGCGAATATGGTGGTACATCCCGGTTACGGAAATTACAAAGGTACACTTGTAAACGCCTTGGCGTATCATTTACAAAATTTGCCCATCAATACACAAAACGAAAAATACAAAGAAGAAGCTGCGCTCCGTCCTGGATTGGTGCATCGTTTAGATAAAAATACTACTGGAATTATGGTGGTTGCGAAAACGGAACATGCGATGGTGAAATTAGCAAAAGATTTTTTTGATCGAAACATGGATCGAAAATACATTGCTTTGGTTTGGGGAGATTTTAAAGAAGACGAAGGAACGATTGAAGGGAACGTGGGGCGAAATGTGAAAAATAGAAAAATGATGGATGTTTTTCCGGACGGAGATTTAGGAAAACATGCCGTTACACATTACAAAGTATTGGAACGATTTGGTTATGTAACGCTCATCGAATGTAAATTGGAAACCGGTCGTACGCACCAAATTCGAGTACATTTGCAACACATCGGACATTCTCTTTTTAACGATGATACGTATGGTGGCGATCGAATTTTAAAAGGAACTACATTTGCTAAATACAAACAGTTTGTAGAAAATTGTTTTAAATTGCTTCCGCGACATGCATTGCACGCAAAGTCGCTTGGGTTCACGCATCCGGCAAGTGGTGAAAAAATGTTTTTCGATTCGGAATTATCGGAAGACATGCAAGCGGTGATAAAAAAATGGCGTGTTTATTCTGTAAGTAAATCTTTGGACGAAGATGAAATAATTGAAAAATCATAA